In bacterium, one genomic interval encodes:
- the hslU gene encoding ATP-dependent protease ATPase subunit HslU: MTAQTNNIQVPTLSPREIVGELDNYIIGQDAAKKAVAIALRNRWRRQQVVGEIRDEIYPNNIILIGPTGVGKTELARRLAMLAGAPFIKVEASKYTEVGYVGRDVESMVRDLTDLAVSRVRSEYMEIAHVKLDALIEEKLLDLIQPPPGLDDDESNPPTTEVKQERQDAWLKRRNELRDELRAGKLEEEMVEIEITESSMPLMQIFSAQGIEEMGFNMPEAMGEGASRRKLVEVTLVEARERLFEEEFDREIDMDRVIREAVRRTEQLGIVFFDEIDKIVSSSDGEGGGPDVSRSGVQRDILPVVEGTTVVTKYGPVKTDHVLFIAAGAFSNVKPSDLIPELQGRFPIRVEMERLGEEEFLRILTEPRNALIKQYQALLATEGVKLEFTRDALRELARTAKEVNERTEDIGARRLHTILTTLLEDILFEAAELTKKDVKITKTFVQGRLKDIVEDEDLSRFIL; this comes from the coding sequence TCGCCGCGCGAGATCGTCGGCGAATTGGATAACTACATCATCGGACAGGACGCCGCCAAAAAGGCCGTCGCAATCGCGCTCCGCAATCGCTGGCGCAGGCAGCAGGTCGTCGGTGAAATCCGCGATGAGATCTATCCTAACAACATCATCCTGATCGGTCCGACGGGAGTCGGAAAGACTGAACTCGCGCGCCGCTTGGCCATGCTCGCCGGGGCGCCGTTCATCAAAGTCGAAGCCTCGAAATACACCGAGGTCGGCTATGTGGGCCGCGACGTTGAATCCATGGTGCGCGACTTGACCGATCTGGCCGTGTCGCGGGTCCGCTCGGAATACATGGAGATTGCACACGTCAAGCTCGACGCACTGATCGAAGAAAAGCTGCTCGACCTGATTCAGCCGCCGCCGGGATTGGATGACGACGAGAGCAATCCGCCGACGACCGAGGTCAAGCAGGAACGGCAGGACGCGTGGCTCAAGCGCCGCAACGAATTGCGCGACGAATTGCGCGCGGGCAAGCTCGAAGAAGAGATGGTCGAAATCGAGATAACCGAGTCCTCGATGCCGCTGATGCAGATCTTTTCGGCGCAGGGAATCGAGGAGATGGGCTTCAATATGCCCGAGGCGATGGGTGAAGGAGCATCGCGCCGCAAGCTCGTCGAGGTGACGTTGGTCGAGGCGCGTGAACGGCTGTTCGAAGAAGAATTCGACCGCGAAATTGACATGGATCGCGTCATCCGCGAAGCCGTGCGCCGCACCGAACAGTTGGGCATTGTGTTCTTTGATGAGATTGACAAAATCGTCTCATCGTCCGACGGCGAAGGCGGCGGCCCCGACGTTTCACGTTCAGGCGTGCAGCGCGATATACTTCCCGTGGTTGAAGGCACGACCGTCGTCACGAAATACGGTCCGGTAAAAACAGACCACGTGCTCTTCATCGCTGCCGGAGCGTTCTCCAATGTCAAACCATCCGACCTGATTCCTGAGTTACAGGGCCGCTTCCCGATTCGCGTCGAGATGGAGCGCTTGGGTGAAGAGGAGTTCCTGCGCATTCTCACCGAGCCGCGCAACGCGTTGATCAAACAGTATCAAGCACTCTTGGCCACCGAAGGCGTCAAGCTGGAATTCACGCGCGACGCGTTGCGTGAGTTGGCGCGCACGGCCAAAGAGGTCAATGAACGGACAGAGGACATTGGCGCGCGCCGCTTGCATACGATTCTAACGACATTGCTTGAAGACATTCTCTTTGAAGCCGCCGAGCTGACCAAGAAAGATGTCAAGATCACGAAGACGTTCGTGCAGGGCCGCCTGAAGGACATCGTCGAAGACGAAGATTTGTCCCGATTTATCCTGTAG